The genomic stretch AAAAGATGAAGAAGCTTGGAAAAGCGGAACAGGTCATTTTAGTCACAAATAAAACTGCCTCTTCCAATAAAGCTACCATCCAAGCATTCGAAAAGACGAACGGAAAATGGAAACGAACTTATTCCATGCCAGCTGTAATCGGGAAGAAAGGCATGACCAGTTCGAAAAAAGAAGGGGATATGAAGACGCCGACAGGAAAATATACTCTTGGCACTGCCTTCTACCGCTCCTCTAAGCCAACAACGAAACTTCCCGTCAAAAAAATCACCTCAGATTCGGTCTGGGTAGATGATAGCAAGAGCCCGCTCTATAATACTTGGCAATCTAAAAGCAAGACAAAAGGCAAGTGGACGAGCGCAGAGAACATGAACATCTCACAATATGACGTAGGTTTCGTCATTAACTACAATACGAAGCGGACACCATATAAGGGCTCAGCCATCTTCTTTCATGTAGAAGGAAAATCGGGCTACACAGCCGGCTGTGTAGCTACGTCGAAGAGCAATGTGAATAAAGTTCTCTCATGGATTAAACCGGCTAAAAATCCGGTGATTATCATGACACCAGAATCAGGTATCAGCAAATACTAAAGGGCAAAAGAGGTTGGGACATAACTGAATTTGCAGTGTCCAAAACCGAATGTTGCATTGAAATTTAGGCTTAGTTAATCTAAATCGTTGATTTTCGTTGCATGCGGGTGCGCACCTAGGGGCGGTTCGGGGAGCCTCCTCAAGTGCTTTGACGCATCTGCTGAGTCTCCCCTGTCCGCTAATCTAAGCAAGGAGTCAACCGTTTTACACTACACCCACCGATACTCTATTAACAATATTCATCTTTAACAGAACCAAACTAAATAAAAAACACCGAACTATCTTAAACTGCGCATTAAAATAGTTCGGTGTTTTTAGTTGTTAGAAACTTTTTGTCCCAGCCTCTTTTGCTTTCTACCAGGAGCCGCTCATCACCCAATTCTATCTCACTTCTT from Pradoshia eiseniae encodes the following:
- a CDS encoding SH3 domain-containing protein translates to MYKKLAVCVAFILLLSSLGFHKSFIGGVFHSETNIAEAASAVQYKTTANLNLRTTDSTKGKIILTIPKGKTVQYISKAGSWYKVKYNTKTGYASSKYLVKVNAKLDVEKMKKLGKAEQVILVTNKTASSNKATIQAFEKTNGKWKRTYSMPAVIGKKGMTSSKKEGDMKTPTGKYTLGTAFYRSSKPTTKLPVKKITSDSVWVDDSKSPLYNTWQSKSKTKGKWTSAENMNISQYDVGFVINYNTKRTPYKGSAIFFHVEGKSGYTAGCVATSKSNVNKVLSWIKPAKNPVIIMTPESGISKY